One Fusarium poae strain DAOMC 252244 chromosome 4, whole genome shotgun sequence DNA window includes the following coding sequences:
- a CDS encoding hypothetical protein (TransMembrane:14 (i46-70o90-110i117-135o141-164i176-195o207-228i240-260o272-293i314-336o348-369i376-395o407-428i440-462o487-506i)) encodes MTEKDETPPGVLDQERNDFQSREPSLYDQKELDRLGRERPACFSSLWSELGFIFAVVGSMMVSEYFVSGFNIILPSLANTLDIPDSARTWPAAVINLTTAALLLPFARLAEIHGGRFIFLGGHVWLIVWSIIGGFSQNPTMLIAVRAMQGLGPSAFLPSGVAIMSRIYRPGPRKNFVFSMFGAFSCIGFYSGIFFGALSAQVLGWKWYFFIGAIVCASIFITGVLTIPKTHGDPTPDLKMDWLGSATIVSGLSLTVFALTDGGNAPQGWRTPYVYVTLILGILCLALFVYIEGWWASQPLMPAEVFKTKYMGRLILALFMCYGCFGLWLFYASFYIESVLHIGPLLTAAWFIPLAVGGFILAVVGGFVLHILSGRLLLIISGLGFLGSTILFATIPDSGKSNTFLYWTFVFPAMVLATIGVDIAFNVTNVFITTSLPGHLQAVAGALITSLLYLGMAFWLGVGEMAVSVRKDIKGAENVDTRSQYQIGFWMGAGLAAASLLIFVTVKMESAKSDLTADEKAQREQDKAAEQG; translated from the exons ATGACTGAGAAAGACGAAACGCCGCCTGGCGTTCTCGATCAAGAGCGGAATGATTTTCAATCCCGGGAACCTTCCCTCTACGACCAAAAAGAACTCGATCGTCTAGGTCGAGAGCGCCCAGCATGCTTCTCTTCACTTTGGTCTGAGCTAGGCTTCATATTTGCTGTCGTGGGATCAATGATGGTCAGCGAATATTTTGTTTCGGGCTTCAATATCATTTTACCCTCACTTGCGAATACACTCGACATACCAGACTCTGCGAGAACGTGGCCTGCTGCCGTCATCAATCTCACCACAGCAGCTTTGTTGCTTCCCTTTGCACGGCTGGCTGAAATTCATGGTGGACGCTTCATATTTCTGGGCGGACATGTGTGGTTGATCGTCTGGTCTATCATCGGTGGATTCAGCCAGAATCCCACTATGCTCATCGCTGTTCGAGCAATGCAGGGTTTAGGACCGTCAGCATTTTTGCCCTCTGGAGTGGCCATCATGTCTCGGATCTACCGCCCTGGCCCTCGTAAAAATTTCGTTTTTAGCATGTTTGGTGCTTTCTCTTGCATCGGCTTCTACTCTGGAATTTTCTTTGGTGCTCTCTCTGCTCAAGTCCTCGGGTGGAAATGGTACTTTTTCATTGGTGCCATTGTCTGCGCCAGTATCTTCATTACTGGCGTTTTGACTATTCCGAAGACCCATGGAGACCCTACGCCTGATTTAAAGATGGACTGGCTGGGTAGTGCTACTATCGTGTCAGGCCTTTCACTTACTGTTTTTGCATTGACTGACGGCGGGAATGCTCCTCAAGGCTGGCGAACACCCTATGTCTATGTTACGTTGATTCTCGGGATCCTGTGCCTGGCATTGTTTGTCTACATTGAAGGCTGGTGGGCTAGTCAGCCTCTTATGCCAGCAGAAGTGTTCAAGACGAAATACATGGGTCGCTTGATTCTTGCCTTGTTCATGTGCTACGGTTGCTTTGGGCTTTGGTTATTTTACGCGTCCTTCTA TATTGAATCCGTCTTGCATATCGGGCCCTTACTCACTGCCGCTTGGTTCATCCCACTTGCGGTGGGTGGTTTTATTCTTGCCGTTGTTGGCGGCTTTGTTCTTCATATTCTCAGTGGAAGATTACTCCTGATAATTTCAGGACTAGGATTCCTGGGATCAACGATTCTTTTCGCAACGATTCCCGATAGTGGAAAATCCAACACTTTTCTCTACTGGACGTTTGTCTTCCCAGCCATGGTTCTCGCCACAATCGGAGTTGATATCGCTTTTAACGTCACCAATGTTTTTATTACGACATCTCTACCTGGCCATCTCCAAGCAGTTGCAGGTGCTCTTATCACCAGCTTGTTGTACCTCGGTATGGCCTTTTGGTTGGGTGTTGGCGAGATGGCTGTTTCTGTGAGAAAAGACATCAAAGGAGCAGAGAATGTTGATACACGAAGTCAGTATCAAATTGGATTTTGGATGGGGGCTGGATTGGCTGCTGCTTCATTGCTTATCTTTGTGACGGTGAAGATGGAATCAGCCAAAAGTGATCTCACAGCAGATGAGAAAGCTCAGAGAGAGCAAGACAAGGCTGCTGAGCAGGGCTAA
- a CDS encoding hypothetical protein (TransMembrane:7 (o33-54i61-79o119-136i143-163o169-188i204-226o238-257i)): MEAFKTHGGVSPIPTVIPEPTHYQTIGHNGVRALWVLFVAMTIVSAIFAILSWNVAVQRRIFYFLSTLTTIISALAYFAMASGQTSYFNCASVRDHHKHVPDTHHDVCRQVFWARYVDWALSTPILVVELCLLAGVDGGHTIMAVIANVIFVLAGAFSAVGHANTAQKWGWYAISIIGFVFTVWHVAVHGSRTSRARGTKISRLFGSVSVAALILWIVYIVVWGAAGGAWQVKVGTEVVIYAVLDVFTKAVLGLWIITATRKNRDTTPEIGGYWAHGAGAEGTIRVGDDEEGA; this comes from the exons ATGGAGGCTTTCAAGACTCACGGAGGCGTCAGCCCCATTCCTACTGTCATCC CTGAGCCAACTCACTACCAAACCATCGGCCACAATGGCGTCCGCGCTTTATGGGTTCTCTTCGTCGCCATGACCATCGTCTCCGCCATCTTCGCTATTCTATCATGGAACGTTGCCGTCCAGCGTCGCATCTTCTACTTCCTGTCCACCTTGACCACCATCATCTCAGCCCTGGCCTACTTCGCCATGGCTTCCGGCCAAACCTCGTACTTCAACTGTGCCAGTGTACGCGACCACCACAAGCACGTCCCCGACACCCACCACGATGTCTGTCGCCAGGTCTTCTGGGCACGCTACGTTGACTGGGCTCTCTCCACACCCATTCTGGTTGTTGAGCTTTGCTTGCTAGCTGGTGTTGACGGTGGTCACACCATCATGGCCGTCATCGCCAATGTCATCTTTGTCCTCGCTGGTGCTTTCTCTGCTGTCGGACATGCCAACACTGCTCAGAAGTGGGGATGGTATGCTATTAGCATCATCGGCTTTGTCTTTACCGTCTGGCACGTCGCTGTCCATGGCTCGCGAACCTCTCGAGCTCGCGGTACCAAGATTTCCCGACTGTTTGGCTCTGTCTCTGTCGCTGCCCTAATCCTTTGGATTGTCTACATTGT TGTCTGGGGTGCTGCTGGTGGCGCTTGGCAGGTCAAGGTCGGCACCGAGGTCGTCATCTACGCTGTCCTCGATGTTTTTACCAAGGCTGTCCTCGGTCTCTGGATCATCACCGCTACTCGCAAAAACCGCGACACCACCCCCGAGATTGGTGGCTACTGGGCCCacggtgctggtgctgaGGGTACCATCCGTGTCggcgatgacgaggagggTGCTTAA
- a CDS encoding hypothetical protein (SECRETED:SignalP(1-18)~CAZy:GH28) encodes MKVSSFLTTLSLFAGAIAEAIDLPAGVPRSVEEFRAKHPYESPVKRNHRKVVTIRHSKNDRDDISTEFYKGLKKANNGGTLHLPKGKTFVIGKPLDLTFLNDVHVHLDGEIKFTNDTAYWQKNAFTHPFQNSIMFWKWGGKSIKIYGKGVLNGNGQRWWNEFAGKEILDKDNAYLRPILFYAQNATGLDIQGIHFKDSPCWTNFVVTSKDISFKDVVCTAVSNNATSLPKNTDFFDSLNVEHVKVERAWVDIGDDCFSPKSNATDVHVDTMYCNGTHGQSIGSLGQYKGEMSFVKDVVIENLWMLNGQHASRLKTWAGPDVGYGFIDNVTFRNFYGGNNEYNAFIDSCYFNINATTCNQYPSKMNISNILFENFSGYSSGKYGDAVARLTCSSSKDAVCENIKFKNYDIKTPCGGKPVFLCDGVKDIGVDCVSATSAEGKAALANKCQAPQASASPFKIRKLDD; translated from the exons ATGAAGGTCTCAAGCTTCCTCACCACCCTCTCGCTCTTTGCAGGCGCCATTGCCGAGGCAATTGATCTTCCAGCTGGCGTGCCTCGTAGTGTCGAGGAGTTCCGCGCAAAGCATCCCTACGAGAGCCCCGTCAAGAGGAACCACCGCAAGGTTGTCACTATCCGTCACAGCAAGAACGACCGTGATGATATCTCAACCGAATTCTACAAGGGCCTGAAGAAGGCCAACAACGGAGGAACTCTTCACTTGCCAAAAGGAAAGACCTTTGTCATTGGAAAACCTCTTGATCTTACTTTCCTGAATGATGTGCACGTTCATCTTGATGGAGAGATCAAGTTCACCAACGACACTGCTTACTGGCAGAAGAATGCCTTTACCCATCCTTTCCAG AATTCTATCATGTTCTGGAAATGGGGTGGTAAGAGTATCAAGATCTACGGAAAGGGTGTCTTGAACGGCAACGGTCAGAGATGGTGGAACGAGTTCGCTGGCAAAGAGATCCTGGACAAGGATAATGCTTATCTGCGACCTATTCTCTTCTACGCCCAGAATGCTACTGGCCTTGATATCCAGGGCATCCACTTCAAAGATTCTCCCTGCTGGACCAACTTTGTTGTTACTT CCAAGGATATTTCTTTCAAGGACGTTGTTTGCACTGCTGTCTCGAACAACGCTACTTCTCTTCCCAAGAACACTGACTTTTTCGACTCTCTCAACGTCGAGCATGTCAAGGTTGAGCGCGCTTGGGTTGACATCGGTGATGATTGCTTTTCTCCCAAGAGCAACGCCACTGATGTTCATGTTGACACTATGTACTGCAATGGTACTCACGGTCAATCCATTGGATCTCTTGGCCAGTACAAGGGCGAGATGTCTTTCGTCAAGGACGTTGTCATTGAGAACCTCTGGATGCTGAACGGCCAGCATGCATCTCGTCTCAAGACCTGGGCTGGACCTGATGTCGGCTATGGCTTCATTGACAACGTGACCTTCCGTAACTTCTACGGTGGAAACAACGAGTACAACGCTTTCATTGACTCGTGCTACTTCAACATCAACGCCACGACCTGCAACCAATACCCTTCAAAGATGAACATTTCCAACATTCTCTTTG AAAACTTCTCAGGGTACAGCTCTGGAAAGTACGGTGATGCTGTTGCCAGGTTGACCTGCTCGTCCAGCAAGGACGCCGTCTGTGAGAACATCAAGTTCAAGAACTACGATATCAAAACTCCCTGTGGCGGAAAGCCAGTTTTCCTGTGCGACGGTGTCAAGGATATTGGCGTGGATTGTGTTAGCGCTACCAGTGCTGAGGGCAAGGCTGCTTTGGCCAACAAATGCCAGGCTCCCCAAGCTTCTGCTAGCCCTTTCAAGATTAGAAAGCTTGACGATTAA
- a CDS encoding hypothetical protein (BUSCO:2358at5125), with amino-acid sequence MTSQRSNAARTPAKSAKPAAPTSSAKQRTIVSFFSKAPPSSPAAASSPLAKPSPTPKESSCLKETTKANSLPKTTPLSKPKPTPATSAKQTTPVPDSDAVDPPSSQENLDTAVKKTASKMDLDALPSSPTRKVKKAVNYAESSDEDEPFQFGGASSSRRRVRVRQVVKDEDDYDEEEDEVVQNEDSDTMDDFIASESDEDNSRSKKRKRPSKSSAPRKRSNKSSPIPMPELNIKDSIPEEDELMDDAEPSTASQWSYNPSSGNKQAVVKPAERVASKDPKFKEKAHTKDPDQRYHWLANIMDKDKRKPDDPEYDKRTIYIPPAAWNKFSPFETQYWKIKQNLWDTIVFFKKGKFYELYENDATVGHQEFDFKMTDRVNMRMVGVPESSLDYWVNQFIAKQYKVARVDQMETNLGKEMRERQDKSKKADKVITRELACILTAGTLVDGGMLQDDMASYCVAIKESVVDDLPAFGIAFADTATGRFYLASFVDDIDLTKFETLIAQTGPRELLLEKSHLSTKALRILKNNTSPTTIWTHLKPGTEFWDADTTRRELGCAKYFKTDEADEEVWPEALQALRDDDVIMSATGALISYLRFLKVEGPLLSQGNFERYNPIQKNGTLILDGQTLINLEVFSNSVNGGSEGTLFSLLNKCVTPFGKRLFRSWVAHPLCNIDRINERLDAVEMLNADQTVREQFASQLVKMPDLERLISRIHAGACKPEDFVKVLEGFEQIEYTMGLLGAYKGGNGLVDRLISSMPDLDEPLSYWRTAFDRNKAREEKILIPERGIEDDFDQSSDRIEEIKQQLEDLLADKKKEFKCKLLKFTDVGKEIYQLEAPKSVKVPSSFRQMSATKDVKRYYFPELSQLVRELQEAEETHSQLVREVASRFFQKFDVDYETWLSAIKIISQLDCLVSLAKASASLGQPSCRPQFVDEERSTVDFQELRHPCMMNTVDDFIPNDIKLGGEQAKINLLTGANAAGKSTVLRMSCVAVIMAQIGCYVPATFARLTPVDRIMSRLGANDNIFAAQSTFFVELSETKKILSEATPRSLVILDELGRGTSSYDGVAVAQAVLHHVATHIGCVGYFATHYHSLATEFENHPEIRARRMQIHVDEDERRVTFLYKLEDGVAEGSFGMHCAAMCGISSRVIDRAEVAAKEWEHTSRLKDSLEKAKTGCYIPLGILSDVGALLGDKGGMGDDGVDVLLNAIEAL; translated from the exons ATGACGAGCCAACGATCAAATGCGGCTCGAACGCCTGCAAAATCGGCAAAGCCCGCTGCGCCTACTTCCTCAGCCAAGCAGCGCACAAtcgtttccttcttctcgaaaGCTCCGCCTTCGTCCCCCGCTGCCGCATCTTCCCCCTTGGCAAAGCCTTCTCCCACCCCCAAGGAATCCTCATGCTTGAAAGAAACTACAAAAGCCAACTCTCTTCCAAAAACTACACCTTTatccaagcccaagccaacCCCGGCCACATCCGCTAAGCAAACCACACCCGTTCCCGACAGTGACGCTGTCGACCCCCCAAGCTCTCAAGAGAATCTTGATACAGCCGTCAAG AAGACCGCCTCTAAAATGGACCTTGACGCTCTGCCCAGCAGTCCAACTCGAAAG GTAAAAAAGGCTGTTAATTATGCCGAGTCCTCCGACGAAGATGAGCCCTTCCAATTCGGCGGCGCTTCAAGCTCACGACGACGAGTAAGAGTTCGACAAGTTGtcaaagacgaagatgactacgacgaggaagaggacgaaGTTGTTCAGAATGAAGATAGTG ACACTATGGATGACTTTATCGCATCAGAATCGGACGAAGATAACTCCCGATCTAAGAAAAGAAAGCGGCCTTCGAAATCGTCAGCCCCACGCAAACGATCCAATAAATCATCGCCTATCCCTATGCCCGAGCTCAATATTAAGGACAGCATCCCCGAGGAGGATGAGCTGATGGATGATGCTGAGCCTTCGACCGCATCTCAATGGAGCTACAATCCCAGTTCGGGTAATAAGCAGGCAGTTGTCAAGCCTGCTGAAAGGGTTGCGAGCAAAGATCCAAAGTTCAAAGAAAAGGCACATACGAAAGATCCCGATCAAAGATATCATTGGCTTGCCAATATTATGGACAAGGATAAGAGGAAGCCCGATGACCCAGAGTATGACAAGCGAACCATCTACATCCCTCCTGCGGCCTGGAACAAGTTCTCCCCATTCGAAACCCAGTATTGGAAGATCAAGCAGAACCTGTGGGACACTATTGTCTTTTTCAAGAAGGGCAAATTCTACGAGCTTTATGAGAATGACGCTACCGTGGGACATCAGGAGTTCGACTTCAAGATGACTGATCGAGTCAACATGCGTATGGTAGGAGTGCCCGAGAGCTCGCTCGATTACTGGGTGAACCAGTTTATCGCGAAGCAGTACAAGGTCGCTCGTGTTGATCAGATGGAGACCAACTTGGGCAAGGAGATGCGCGAGCGACAAgacaagagcaagaaggCCGACAAGGTCATCACTCGCGAGCTTGCATGCATCCTCACAGCCGGTACTCTCGTCGATGGTGGTATGCTGCAAGACGACATGGCCTCTTACTGTGTAGCCATCAAGGAATCTGTTGTAGATGATCTCCCTGCCTTCGGTATTGCTTTTGCAGACACTGCCACTGGTCGTTTCTACCTTGCCAGTTTCGTGGATGATATCGACTTGACCAAGTTCGAAACGCTGATTGCTCAGACTGGTCCCAGAGAACTGCTCCTCGAAAAGTCACATCTGTCCACCAAGGCATTGCGCATCCTCAAGAACAACACTAGCCCCACGACCATTTGGACGCATCTCAAGCCAGGTACCGAGTTTTGGGATGCGGATACAACCCGCCGTGAACTTGGCTGCGCAAAATATTTCAAGACTGATGAAGCTGACGAGGAGGTCTGGCCCGAGGCTCTTCAAGCGCTGCGAGACGACGACGTAATCATGTCAGCGACGGGAGCATTGATCTCATATCTTCGTTTCCTCAAGGTTGAAGGTCCCCTGCTTTCGCAGGGCAACTTTGAACGCTACAACCCCATCCAGAAGAACGGGACTCTTATCCTGGATGGACAGACCCTTATCAACCTTGAGGTTTTTTCCAACTCCGTTAATGGCGGTTCCGAAGGTACTCTGTTCAGTCTTCTTAACAAGTGCGTTACACCCTTCGGAAAGCGTCTTTTCCGATCATGGGTGGCTCACCCGCTCTGCAATATCGATCGCATCAACGAACGCCTTGACGCTGTTGAGATGCTCAACGCCGATCAGACAGTCCGTGAACAATTCGCTTCGCAGCTTGTCAAGATGCCCGATTTGGAGCGACTCATCTCGCGTATTCACGCTGGCGCCTGCAAACCTGAGGACTTTGTCAAGGTTCTAGAAGGCTTTGAGCAGATTGAGTATACCATGGGTCTTTTGGGAGCCTACAAGGGTGGTAATGGCCTTGTCGATCGTCTTATCTCTTCAATGCCAGACCTTGATGAGCCTTTGAGCTACTGGAGGACAGCCTTTGACCGAAACAAGGCTCGCGAGGAGAAGATTCTCATTCCCGAGCGAGGTATCGAAGATGATTTCGACCAGAGTTCGGACCGCATTGAAGAGATCAAGCAACAACTCGAGGACCTGCTAGCAGATAAAAAGAAGGAGTTCAAATGCAAGCTTCTCAAGTTTACAGATGTGGGCAAAGAGATCTATCAGCTGGAGGCGCCCAAGAGTGTCAAGGTCCCCTCTAGTTTCCGCCAGATGTCCGCTACAAAGGATGTCAAGCGATATTACTTTCCCGAGCTGTCTCAACTTGTGCGAGAACTCCAGGAGGCGGAGGAGACTCATTCCCAACTCGTAAGAGAAGTTGCTTCTCGGTTCTTCCAGAAGTTCGATGTTGACTATGAGACCTGGCTGTCTGCCATCAAGATTATCTCGCAGCTGGATTGTCTGGTAAGCTTGGCCAAGGCCTCGGCTTCCTTAGGCCAGCCTAGCTGCCGCCCTCAGTTCGTGGACGAAGAGCGCAGCACTGTCGACTTCCAAGAACTTCGACACCCTTGCATGATGAACACTGTTGATGATTTTATCCCCAACGACATCAAGCTTGGCGGCGAGCAGGCCAAGATCAATTTATTGACAGGAGCCAACGCCGCCGGCAAGTCTACAGTTCTTCGCATG TCTTGTGTCGCTGTCATTATGGCTCAAATCGGCTGCTACGTCCCTGCCACTTTCGCTCGCCTGACCCCTGTCGATCGAATCATGTCTCGTCTTGGAGCCAATGACAACATCTTTGCTGCTCAGTCTACCTTCTTTGTCGAATTGTCTGAGACTAAGAAAATCTTGTCTGAGGCTACTCCCAGGTCGCTGGTCATTTTGGATGAACTTGGCCGTGGCACCAGCTCCTACGACGGTGTTGCAGTCGCCCAAGCTGTTCTTCACCACGTCGCAACTCATATCGGCTGTGTCGGATACTTTGCTACCCACTACCACTCTCTTGCAACAGAGTTTGAGAACCACCCCGAGATTCGAGCACGCAGGATGCAGATCCACGTTGACGAAGACGAACGACGTGTCACCTTCCTGTACAAGCTTGAGGATGGTGTTGCTGAAGGCAGCTTCGGTATGCATTGCGCTGCTATGTGTGGCATCTCATCTCGCGTGATTGACCGCGCAGAGGTAGCTGCCAAGGAGTGGGAACACACCAGCCGACTCAAAGACAGTTTGGAGAAGGCCAAGACGGGTTGTTATATCCCGCTGGGTATCCTCAGTGACGTAGGCGCACTACTCGGTGACAAGGGAGGGATGGGTGACGATGGAGTCGACGTTCTCCTAAACGCTATAGAGGCATTATAA